The following nucleotide sequence is from Ahniella affigens.
CCTGGTACTCACCATGCACGCCGAAGAAGAGTACGTACTGCATGCCGTGCGCGCAGGTGCCGCAGGCTTTCTGCTCAAGGACAGTGCCGGCTCCGAATTGCTGAATGCCGTCAAGGCGCTCGCTCAGGATCGCGGCTATTTCGGTCCCCATGCAGCGCGCGTCATGGCGCAGCAAGTGCAACGCCCGGGCGTGTCGCTGGAAGATCCGTACCGCGGGCTGACCCCACGCGAACGCGAGGTGTTCCACTTGATCGTCGAAGGTCAGACCACCAAGGAGATCGCGCGTCGACTGGAAATCAGCGCCAAGACCGCCGAGAACCATCGCTCCCGCGTGCTCGAAAAAATGGATGCGCGGAACACGGCTGAGCTGATCCGCTACGCCGTCAAGCATGGGTTGATGGATTGAGTCGCGCGCGGGCCGGCAACCGGTCTCAAGGGCAGGCGATGCTCTCTTCAAAGCTGCCGTCGGCAATCTGATCAACTGCATCGAACCACGCCACGGCCCCTTGCTGCTCCAGACTGATGTTTCGCCCCGGCGCCGCGGCATACAGATACGAACCCCATGCCGCCAAGCGCCAGCCGGTCATATCGCCAGGCAAGGGATTGCGCAGCGCGGGCACGGTGGCAGGGCTAAGCGTTCCGGCGGTGTCACGTAGCAGCACGAACGCGCCACAACTAGGGTTGGTGTTCAGCGCCGTAAACGGCGCGCCAACCCACACATCATTGCCGTTCAATTCGAGATTCCAGCCAAAGCGCTGTTTGGCGATGGGGGTCGGTGGGCCGGTGTTGCCCGCGGGCGCCCAGGATCCACTCGGACGCTCGAACCAGAACACGCGGCCCAACCCAGAAGCCGCACCGGGTGTGCCGACCACCAATCGGGTGGCGCTGAGCGCGACGCTCCGTCCAAACAGATCCCCGTTCTGGGCGGTGCTCGATACCAGCTTGGCTTCGGGCGACCAAAGGCCGTTGGCGCGCGTAAACGTGTAGACCGCGCCGCGTGCATAGGGCGAACCTGCACCCAGCCCGCCGTCAAACGGCGCCCCCACGCTGATCCGATCGCCTTGCACCGCAACCGCCATCCCAAACCCATCGCCAGCAAGACCATCCCATGCGTAGAGTTCGAATTGTTGGACCCAACTGCCACCATCGCGGACAAACACGAACACGGCCCCGCGATTGTCGTTGTCGCCGGGCGCACCGATGACCAGCGTGTCGGCATCCACGGCCAGCGCAGTACCGAAGCGATCAAGGGGCTCGCCATCGAGCGCCACAAGCGCCGCGACTGGCACTACCACGCCTTGCGCTGCCCGATTGAACGCGTACACCACCCCACCGTTCTGATCCGGCGCGGACACAAACAGGTCGGCACCAGCAACCGCCACGTCGTGACCAAAGTGATGGCCTGGATCGAGCGTCAGATCCGAAAGTCTCGCCTCTTGAATGCAACGCCCGCCACCGCAACGGAACACATAGGCGGCGCCGGTCTGATCGGCCTCACCGGGCGCGCCGGCGAGCATCAGATTGTTATCGGCGCTGACGGCATAACCGAACTCATCGGCCACGCCGGTGGCACCGACGATGAGTTGCAACTCGCCAGCAGCAGCAGCGGTGCTGACCATTAACAGGCCAGCGGCAATCCATTTCACACAGGGCAGGAGCGGCGTCTTCATGCTGCCATTAGGCGCGTTGGCACCGACTTGGGCAAGTCGACTCTGGGGGTTTTCCCCTGATTGCGTCGTGAAAAATTGCGCCCGCTTTCAATTGCCCGAGTTGGGCGTGGGCGGAATCAGTGTTTCCGCCACGTGCTGCACATACTCTTCGTATTCCTCGGTCGTCATGCGCGGCAACTTCATTTGCAGCATCAATTGCAGGAACCCGACATACGCGGCGTACGCAAGGCGCGCCCGATTCATCGATTCGCGCCGATTCAGGCCGAGCGCCCGATACGCGAGTCCAAGAAACGCGATGCGCTTTTGCGACA
It contains:
- a CDS encoding FG-GAP repeat protein; translated protein: MKTPLLPCVKWIAAGLLMVSTAAAAGELQLIVGATGVADEFGYAVSADNNLMLAGAPGEADQTGAAYVFRCGGGRCIQEARLSDLTLDPGHHFGHDVAVAGADLFVSAPDQNGGVVYAFNRAAQGVVVPVAALVALDGEPLDRFGTALAVDADTLVIGAPGDNDNRGAVFVFVRDGGSWVQQFELYAWDGLAGDGFGMAVAVQGDRISVGAPFDGGLGAGSPYARGAVYTFTRANGLWSPEAKLVSSTAQNGDLFGRSVALSATRLVVGTPGAASGLGRVFWFERPSGSWAPAGNTGPPTPIAKQRFGWNLELNGNDVWVGAPFTALNTNPSCGAFVLLRDTAGTLSPATVPALRNPLPGDMTGWRLAAWGSYLYAAAPGRNISLEQQGAVAWFDAVDQIADGSFEESIACP
- a CDS encoding response regulator, with the protein product MKVIRVVVADDHTILREGVVALLQASPECQVVGQAQDGMTAVELCQQVRPDVLVLDLSMPKLNGLEVLRRLTQDMPHLRILVLTMHAEEEYVLHAVRAGAAGFLLKDSAGSELLNAVKALAQDRGYFGPHAARVMAQQVQRPGVSLEDPYRGLTPREREVFHLIVEGQTTKEIARRLEISAKTAENHRSRVLEKMDARNTAELIRYAVKHGLMD